The genome window CCGTTCATGATGAAGTCTGTTACGCATGCCACAGCTTCAAGACGCCAAATCCTTAGGAGATGCAATGCCGGTAGCCGCAGCTCTTCTTTGTCTGGTGCTGTTCTCGGTCATGCCGGCCGTCGCGGCTGATTACACGGGGGGAGTCCATCTTGATCGGAGTAAAGTGCCCCGGGGATGTTCAACCTGTCACCTCAAGTTCAATTTCAAGGACGGCGGCGGCCCCGAAACCTGCATTGTCTGTCACGGTGATCCTTCCCGGCTGACACGCCAGTATGCCGGCATGCCCCGAGGTTTCGCTCCCCGTGAAGCCGATATGAAAAACGTTGAGGAAGAATTCCGCAAGCCTTTCCGTCATCCCACGTTTGATGCCCGCGGCGTCCATCGGGGCGGGGAGACCCTGCCGGAGAGGGATCCCCGCATGCCCCGCCACGCCGACTGCGTGGACTGCCACAATCCCCATCATGTTTCTTCAACAAATAAATTTGCGGGCATTAAAGGGCGCAGGGTCGGTAACCTGGTTTCGACCGTTACGACGGAATTCGAGCTTTGCTACCGGTGCCACGCCGAAAGCGCGAACCTTCCCGGCCGCTTCGGCAATAAAAGGGCCGAGTTTGCCGCCACCAACCCGTCGTTTCATCCGATCGAGGCTGAGGGAAAAAACGCGGCGGTTGTCAGTCTCATTCGTCCGTATAAAGAAAGGAAGGAAAGTCCGGGCGATGTCTCAACCATTTCCTGCGGCGACTGCCACGGCAGCGAGTCTTCTTCCGGCCCCCGCGGTCCCCATGGCTCTCTCAACGAGCACATCCTCGTGGAGAACTACTCGACACGAGACAACCAGCCGGAAAGCCCCCACGCCTACGCACTTTGTTACCGGTGCCACGATCGCAGCAGTATCCTCGGCAATGAAAGCTTCAAATTCCATGCAAGGCACATCCAGGGTACTGGCGGCATTGCCGGCTCAAATGGCACCTCCTGCTATACCTGTCACAATTCCCACGGCAGCGTTGAGTACAAGTACCTGATCCAGTTCAACAGGTCAGTGGTTTCTCCTAATTCCCAGGGCCAGCTCAAGTTCGTGGAAAAGGGGATCTCCACATTCAGGGGAGAGTGCTATCTTTCCTGTCACGGCGCAGACCACAATCCAAAGGTATATTGAGCCATGACCTCACCTGCGACGGGCTGTCAGATGCGATTGTTTTTCACCGCGGTTATGGTTGCGTTACTGTGGGGAACGTCAGGTGGGCAGTCAGTCCTGGCGGCCGAACACGTATCACCGCACGATGCACAAGGGGCATGCCTCTCGTGTCACATTGCCCCGGAACGTGATTTGAATGCCGACCGTTTTCCTTTCAGTGGGAAAAAGCAGTTAAAATACGGTGTTAACGGGGCATGTCTCCAGTGTCACGGTATTGATTTCGGCCATGGTGTCGGCAAAAAGCCGGAAATGAACCGCACGGGGCTGCCGCTCGACGGAGACGGGTTGATTGCCTGTGCCATCACGTGTCACGACATGCACGTGGTTGCCGCGGAAAATCCTCACCAGAAGGCATACCATCTGCGTGTGCCCGTGGAGGATCTCTGCTTTTCCTGCCATGACCGATAAGGTCGGCCATGTGGCGTGACGTATATGACGTTATCGTGCTACGAGTTTGTTTCTACCTGTTTTTATTTTTAATTTCGCCCATTTTGTGCTAAGAAAATCTAATGGCCCTATACCACTGTAAGCTCGGCTCCTCCGAGGGGCGAATCATAACCAGGGATCTGGAAGCCGCAAACCCTGAGATGCTTCGCGTCAGTTTGGAAGAGCAGGGTTTTTTTGTTTTCGAGATAAAAAAAAAGCCCCTGCAGTTTCTCTGGAACAAAGGGGGAGGGCGGCGCAAGGTAGACAACAAGGCCCTCCTTACCCTTAACCAGGAACTTCTCGTTCTGATCAAGGCCGGACTGCCGATTATCCAGGCGCTTGACACGGTACTGGAGCGGGTTGAGCGGGGAACTCTCTTTGACGTGCTGGCGGTTGTGCGCGAGGACGTCAAGGGTGGGATGGCTCTCTCTGATGCCTTGGAAAAGCACGCCAAGGTTTTTCCTCATCTTTACGTAGCTTCGGTGCGGGCCGGCGAGCGGACCGGAGACCTGCCGCTTACCATCCGGCGCTACATCGCGTTTCTCAAACGGGTAGAAGAGGTACGGAAACGATTCGTTTCCGCGCTGGTCTATCCTGCAATCCTCGTTACTGTGGCGACGTTGGCCATAACGTTTCTTCTGGTCTATGTGGTTCCGACCTTCAGCCAGGTTTATGCGGATGCCGGCTCCCAGCTTCCGCTTCCCACCAGGATGCTCATAGCGTTTTCCACATCCCTGAAACAGCTTTTCCCCCTGGTTATTGCGGCAGTTTTTGGCACTGTATTCATTTTTAGGCGATGGGCCGCCACCGAGGGGGGGCGGTATCGGGTCGATGATATAAAGATACGAATTCCCTTTATCGGTGATATTTTTTCCAAGTTTGCCGTAACCTCGTTCACTCGGACGCTGGCAACAGTCATCGGCAGCGGCATACCTATTGTCGAATCGCTCAAGATGTCGGTCGGCACGTTAAACAATCGCGTCCTCGAAAGGCGCATGCTTGAAGCCGTGGTCAAGATCGAGGAGGGAATGAGCCTGTCGGGCGCCATCGAATCGGCGAGGATCATGCCGCCTCTCGCGCTCCGGATGCTCGGCGTGGGTGAGACTACCGGTTCTCTTGAAGAGATGCTGGGTGATATTGCCGAATACTTCGAGGGAGAAATCGATGCCCGCCTCCACCTGCTGACAACCGCCATTGAACCCGCGATCATGATCGTCATGGGGCTGGTGGTCGGCGTCATTATCGTAACCATGTATCTGCCGGTGTTCAAGATTGCCGGTACCGTGGGGTGATTGTCGCTGCGCAGCCCATTACCGGCCCGGCTTGGAATGAAACAATGGAAAAGCAATCTTTCAGACGGAAAACCATCGGCCAGATTCTGGTTGAGCAAGGTAGCCTCAATCCTGATCAGATTCCCTATCTGGTCGAGAAGAGAAATGCGTCCACAAGGCGCTTCGGGGAAATCTGCGTCGCGGAGGGGCTCATTACCGAGGAGAACCTGGCACGGGCTCTTGCCGAGCAGTTCGGCCTCGATTATGTTGACGCCCGCGGCGTAAGGCTCAACGAGTCGCTCCTGACAACACTGCCGCCCGATGCCGTCTATCGCTACCAGTTTATCCCCCTGGAAGAGGACGACGAGACTCTGGTGGTTCTTATTGCCGATCCGACGGACGTTCTGAAGCTGGACGAGCTGGAGCTTCTGCTGGACCGGTCGTTCACCGTCAAACTGACCACTGAAACGGCCATCGCCACCATCCTCAAAAAGGGGGAAGCCACCAGCAGGGTCCTCAAGGAAGTCTCCGAGGACTTCATGCTCCAGTTGGTCAAGGAGAATGAAAAAGGCGAAGAGATCCTCTCCATGGAGAAGATCTCGGCCGACACGAGTCCCATCATCAAGCTCGTCAACTCCACCGTCATGGACGCGCTGACCCGCCGGGCAAGCGATATTCACATCGAAACCGCCCTGGAAGGGGTTATCATCAAATACCGGATCGACGGGGTCCTGTACCGGGCCACAGAACCCCTCGACATCCACTTCCAGGCACCGATCATTTCTCGCCTCAAGGTCATGAGCGAACTCGACATTTCCGAACGGCGCATCCCCCAGGACGGCCGTTTCAAGGTCCGGCTCAATGACAAGGCCATCGATTTCCGCGTATCGATCATGCCAAGCGCCTTTGGTGAGGACGCGGTTATCCGTATCCTTGACAAGGAGAGCATCGCTTCCGACCTGAAGGGGCTTACGCTTGAGACGCTCGGCATGCATCCGCGGGAAATGAAGCGTCTGAGAAGGAAAATTCGCGAACCTTACGGCATGGTCCTCGTAACGGGGCCGACCGGTTCGGGCAAGACGACCACCCTCTACGCCGCTCTCACCGAGATCCATACGGGCGAAGAGAAGATCATCACCATTGAAGACCCGGTCGAATACGTTCTGCGCGGGATTGTCCAGATCCCGGTGAACGAGAAAAAGGGTCTCACCTTTGCCCGCGGACTCCGCTCGATTCTTCGGCACGACCCGGACAAGATCATGGTCGGCGAGATCCGGGACCCCGAAACGGCACAAATCGCCGTCCAATCGGCCCTCACCGGGCACTTGGTCTTTACGACGGTCCACGCGAACAATGCCTTTGACGTTCTTGGCCGCTTCATTCACATGGGGATCGATCCCTACAACTTCGTGTCGTGCCTCAACTGCGTCATGGCCCAGCGTCTGGTGCGCAAGGCGTGCCCTCACTGCAAATACCCGGTGGAGCACCCGGACTCGGCCTTATCGAATCGGGACTTGACCCGGAGGAGTGTCGCGACGTAACGTTCTATGAATGCCGTGGCTGCGAGGAGTGCAATGGGACGGGGTATCGCGGACGGTCAGCCATCATTGAGCTTCTTGATCTGAATGACCAGATGCGGGAGTTGATCATGGCAAAGGCCCCTGCAGCCCAGCTCAAGGCGGCCGCCCGTGAGGCCGGCACGGTATTTCTGCGCGAATCGGCCATTGAAAAGGTCTTTGCCGGGGAAACGACCTTGCGCGAAATCAACCGGGTCACCTTTGTGGAGTAAGCATGTTTTTCACCCATAACGCCATAGGTATGGAGGTGTCGCAGCACGGGATCCGCTTCGCCGTGCTGGCTGGCGGCAAGGGGGCGCCGCGTCTCGTGACGCATGGCGGTGCCTCCTTTGCATCGGGGATCGTGCGGATTCTCCACCGCGAGCCCAATGTCGCCGATCCAAAGGCGTTTGTCGGCACGGTGCGCGAGGAATTTTGCAAACTGCTCGCCCGGACGAACCTCGTATCGGTTACACTGCCCGACGCGGTCGGCCGCATAATGATCATGGATTTCGACACGCGCTTCAAAAACAGGGAAGAGGGGCGCGACATGATCCGCTGGAAGCTCAAGAAGAGCCTTCCCCTTGACTCAGGGGACATGCATCTGGACTACCAGACCCTGCGTGAGCGTGACAATGGCAGCCTTTCGGTGCTGATTGCCGTTGTGGCGCGACAGGTCGTGACCCAGTACGAGGATTTGCTCCTTGAGGCGGGCATTCAGCCGAACCGGATCGATTTCAACACGTTTAATCTCTATCGCGTGGCGGCCAAGCGTGTTCCGTCTGAGGATACCGCGCTCTTTGTGGCCTTTCACCGGGGCATGCTGAGCATGCTCGTTCTAACCGACGGAGTCATCGATTTCTATCGAGCAAAAGAGATGGGCAGAGATGGTGTTGATCCGAACCGGATTTTCATGGAGGTCAACAGCTCACTCCTTGTCTATCGCGACAAAAACCCCGGCCGTGAGGTCAAGAGCGTGCTCTGTCTGGCTCCTCCGGATGGGGGGGAGTCCTTCTCCGGCATCGTTGCGGAAGCGAGCGGCGTCGATCCGGTCCTGTTCGCTCCGCAGACGTTCATAGCCAGTAACGGCTCAACTGCGGCGGCTCCCGCGTCACTTCATGACCTGGCAGCAGCCCTTGGTGCGGCCACGAGGAACCTCTGATGGATATCCGGATCAACCTTGCCACCCGTTATTTCTATAACACGAGGAAGGTGAACACGGGGATTGCCGCAGTGGTCCTGGTGCTTCTTCTCCTGCTGGCGTACAACATCGCATCGCTTGTGGCGAATGTTTCCACGGAGCGCGCGCTCAAGAAGGACATGGGGATTTTGCAGGCCCGTTTTGATGAGTCTGCCAAGGGAATTACCGAAAAGCAGTATCGGGATCTGCTCAAGAAGATTGCCGAAGCCAACGCCGTAATCGGCAAAAAGGCCTTTGACTGGTTGCTTCTTCTGAACCGTCTTGAGGAAGTAGTGCCCGAGGGGGTTGCACTCGGGGCCATAGATCCCAGCCTGAAGGACGGGACCCTTAAGCTTTCCGGTGCTGCCCGCTCGTTCGGCGCACTCAGATCGCTGATGGAGAACCTGGAGTCGTCAACCCACTTTACCGATGTTCTCCTGTTGAATCAGGGACAGCTGAGTGTCGGAGAAAAGCAGAAGGGTATTTCCTTTACCGTCACCTGCAAGGTCGACTTTACATGACGAAGCAGCAACTCATACAACTTATCACGTCCAGGAAGCGGACTGTGGTCGTCCTTCTTGTCTTGGCAACGGTGAATATCATCCTGACGATGTTCAAAGGCGTGTATCAAGAGCCGCGCATTGCCGAGCTGAGGGATGAGTGGACATCCAAGAGGTCGCTCAATACGGGTGCCAGACATGATGTGTCCTCCATCTACCGGCAAGGGACTGAGGATCTGAAGGCGTACCGGGAGCGCCTTACCCCCAAGCGGGGGTTCACCGCCCTCATGATGGAAGTGTTCGAGACCGCTGCTGACAACGGACTCACGGTCAAGGGGGTTACGTACAAGCCGAAGCAGGTGCCGGATCAAAAGCTCGTGGTCTATGATGTGGTTCTTTCGCTTGACGGAACCTACGCCGGGATCAAGAGCTTCCTCTCCGATCTCCAGTGTCACAGGTCAATGCTCGTGGTTGAATCTCTCTCACTCAACAGCGGCAGTGCCGTGGAGGAGGCGGTTGCACTGAAAGTGCAGCTTTCGGCCTACCTCCGGACGGAGGAATGATGAACCGTCAACGGCTCATTCTGGCTATTCTCCTGGTGCTGCTGGGCTTGTCGCTGATTTACAGCTACGTCAGAACACCCCGCCAGCAAACCGTTGCCTCGTCTCCGGCGACAAAGGCCAAGGCCCCGGCCCGCGACAAGAAGACGGCACCTGCCAAGCCTGTGGCAGATGAGACGCGGGTAAGGCTTGATCTTTTGGAATGCGGCAAGGGGCGTTTTGCCGGCTTCCGCCGGAATATCTTCCGGCCCATTTTCCATGACGAAACAAAGGTGCCGCCCGCACCGCCGGTTCTGCCGAAACCCATACCGCCACCAGTGCCGCCACGGCCGGTTCCGCCTCCGGTTCCGCCTGTGGCGCCTCCCCAACCGCCACCGGTAGTCCGCGACATGGCGCGTTTTACCTTCCTGGGCTTTCTCAAAAAAGAAAACCGGAAGACCATTTTTCTGGCCAAGGATAAAGAGATCATCCTCGTACGCCAGGGCGACAAGATCGCCGGGATCTACGAGGCTGTCAACATAACGGATGAGGCATTGTCGATCCGCTCGACCACAGACGGCAGCGAGATCGTCATCCCGCTTGTTGAAAATCGCCCGCTGAGCGGCAGATTCGCTGAATGCAACGATAACTCGAGGAGCAGTTCCATGAGAACCATAGCGAACATGGCCATTGCCGCGGTAGTACTGACTTTCCTCGCCGGGTGTACTGCCGGCCTGACCGCGTTCAACAAGGCTGAAAAGCTCGAAGAGGAAGGGAAGCTTGACGAGGCGGTCATGAAGTTTGCCGAGGCTGCTTCAACCAACCCTCAACAGACCGAGTACCGCATGAGGCTTCTCAAGGCGAGCGAAAAAGCCGCGTTCGAGCATCTCAAAAAAGGGGATACGGCCTATGAGCAGCAACTGCTAGACGAAGCCCTGCGGGAATATCAGGCGGCAGTTTCGCTCAACCCCGCCCTGGCGCGGGCAAAACAGCGCAGCGACGAACTGATTCGGGTGCGTAATTCACTGACCTACTATCGCGAAGGACTCGAGTTTGAAAAATCGAACAAGCCCCGCGAAGCCCTTCAGGCCTATCGCAAGGCTCTGGACCTCAACCCCGAGAACAAGGAAATAAAGGAAGCCCTTGAAAAGCTGCTCCAGACCAGGCGAACCAAGCTGGAAGGCTTTGAACTCAACCTCAAATCGACAAAGCCGATAACCCTCAAGTTCAAGGAAGCAAAGCTCAAGGACGTCTTCTATATCCTGTCCCAGCTTTCCGGAATCAATTTCATTTTCGATGAGGGAGTCAAGGAGCAAAACGTCACCATTTTGCTTGAAAATGCATCATTCAATCAGGCTTTTGATCTTCTTACGAGCATGAACAAGCTGGGGCGCAAAGTCCTCAATGAGGCACTATCCTCATTTTCCCCAAAACGCCGGAAAAGGCCAAACAGTATGAAGATCTGATGGTGAAGACTTTCTATCTGAACAGCCTTGATGCCAAG of Geobacter anodireducens contains these proteins:
- a CDS encoding cytochrome C — protein: MTSPATGCQMRLFFTAVMVALLWGTSGGQSVLAAEHVSPHDAQGACLSCHIAPERDLNADRFPFSGKKQLKYGVNGACLQCHGIDFGHGVGKKPEMNRTGLPLDGDGLIACAITCHDMHVVAAENPHQKAYHLRVPVEDLCFSCHDR
- a CDS encoding fimbrial protein encodes the protein MDIRINLATRYFYNTRKVNTGIAAVVLVLLLLLAYNIASLVANVSTERALKKDMGILQARFDESAKGITEKQYRDLLKKIAEANAVIGKKAFDWLLLLNRLEEVVPEGVALGAIDPSLKDGTLKLSGAARSFGALRSLMENLESSTHFTDVLLLNQGQLSVGEKQKGISFTVTCKVDFT
- a CDS encoding type II secretion system protein; the encoded protein is MALYHCKLGSSEGRIITRDLEAANPEMLRVSLEEQGFFVFEIKKKPLQFLWNKGGGRRKVDNKALLTLNQELLVLIKAGLPIIQALDTVLERVERGTLFDVLAVVREDVKGGMALSDALEKHAKVFPHLYVASVRAGERTGDLPLTIRRYIAFLKRVEEVRKRFVSALVYPAILVTVATLAITFLLVYVVPTFSQVYADAGSQLPLPTRMLIAFSTSLKQLFPLVIAAVFGTVFIFRRWAATEGGRYRVDDIKIRIPFIGDIFSKFAVTSFTRTLATVIGSGIPIVESLKMSVGTLNNRVLERRMLEAVVKIEEGMSLSGAIESARIMPPLALRMLGVGETTGSLEEMLGDIAEYFEGEIDARLHLLTTAIEPAIMIVMGLVVGVIIVTMYLPVFKIAGTVG
- a CDS encoding pilus assembly protein PilM gives rise to the protein MFFTHNAIGMEVSQHGIRFAVLAGGKGAPRLVTHGGASFASGIVRILHREPNVADPKAFVGTVREEFCKLLARTNLVSVTLPDAVGRIMIMDFDTRFKNREEGRDMIRWKLKKSLPLDSGDMHLDYQTLRERDNGSLSVLIAVVARQVVTQYEDLLLEAGIQPNRIDFNTFNLYRVAAKRVPSEDTALFVAFHRGMLSMLVLTDGVIDFYRAKEMGRDGVDPNRIFMEVNSSLLVYRDKNPGREVKSVLCLAPPDGGESFSGIVAEASGVDPVLFAPQTFIASNGSTAAAPASLHDLAAALGAATRNL
- a CDS encoding pilus assembly protein PilO, translating into MTKQQLIQLITSRKRTVVVLLVLATVNIILTMFKGVYQEPRIAELRDEWTSKRSLNTGARHDVSSIYRQGTEDLKAYRERLTPKRGFTALMMEVFETAADNGLTVKGVTYKPKQVPDQKLVVYDVVLSLDGTYAGIKSFLSDLQCHRSMLVVESLSLNSGSAVEEAVALKVQLSAYLRTEE
- a CDS encoding cytochrome C, whose product is MPVAAALLCLVLFSVMPAVAADYTGGVHLDRSKVPRGCSTCHLKFNFKDGGGPETCIVCHGDPSRLTRQYAGMPRGFAPREADMKNVEEEFRKPFRHPTFDARGVHRGGETLPERDPRMPRHADCVDCHNPHHVSSTNKFAGIKGRRVGNLVSTVTTEFELCYRCHAESANLPGRFGNKRAEFAATNPSFHPIEAEGKNAAVVSLIRPYKERKESPGDVSTISCGDCHGSESSSGPRGPHGSLNEHILVENYSTRDNQPESPHAYALCYRCHDRSSILGNESFKFHARHIQGTGGIAGSNGTSCYTCHNSHGSVEYKYLIQFNRSVVSPNSQGQLKFVEKGISTFRGECYLSCHGADHNPKVY